ATGACACAGACTGTGTGCGGCGCACCGTCCGGTGCTTGGTCGCCTTAAATCTCCGCCGTAACAGTCCGGCAAAGGTCGAGAGCACAGGAATCGCCCCTGGGCGCAAACTGATATAGTTCATCGGGCCCCCGCCTCCGGAAGGGTGTGCACGCATGCCCAGCAGCATTTTATCCATGGTCGTGGCCATCACCACAAAGAAACGACCGTCTTCTGACCATCCTCCGTCTTCCGTGGTCACCCGCACCGTCCCACCCTGTGGCCCGGACCTCAGGGCCCGCCAAAGTAATAGGCACACAGCGGCGCTGTGAGAGAGCGTATTGGGCCACCCCAGAGGATAAATCTTGCGGCGGCAGTACAAAATACCGTCGACCACGTCTGCGCCGCCAAAAAACGCACCATGCTTTGGTGGGGCAGAGCCATGATACAGCGTCAGAATCGCTTGCGTATGCTGGGTACGCGGCAATGTGCCCTCGCCGCAATGCACCAATAACGCGGCCAAAGCCTCTCGCCGATCCCCCGTTAAACTCCAGGCCGCCGCAGTCATGTTGGTTTTGCCCGAGGGCAGCAGGGCGAGCGCGGGTAACGTGGTGTATGGTCCGTCATTTAACAGGCCGGAAAACACCAAACCAGCGGTGCCATCGCCGCCATCAATCGCTAACGTCTCAATGCCTGCCGTGGCGCAGTCTCTAAGGATGACGGGGATGTCCGCAACCTGATCGATCACATAGTGACGCACCCAGGTATGACCCGCGATGATATCCAGCAGCCAGGCGCCGTCAGCCTTATTCTGGGTGCTGAGATGATTGCTGATGATGGCGAGGCGGGGGGTGGTCAAAGCAGCGGAGCCTTAAAATTGGAGGAGGTCTCGAACCCATACATAATGTTTCAAAAGCTTTGATTTGACGATATTGCATCCTGCCGCCATGTTGCCGTTGCTTGAAGATTCCCTACGAAAAACCGGAAACAACCGGTTACGGGCAATTTTCTGGCGCTGACTCAGGGACCTGAAGGGCAAAGGCCGTCTGTAAGGACGGTCATAACGACCATGTTCAAAGCGCTCGACATTTATCTCCTACGGCAGATTATGCCAACCCTGCTTGTAACATTGCTGATCGCGGCGGTGATTCTGCTGCTCGAGCGCATGCTGCGGCTCTTGGATATTGCTGTTGGTAATGGCGTATCGACCCTGGTTGTTTTCCAGATGTTGTTTAACCTGATTCCCCATTACATCGGTTTGGCCTTGCCAGCGGCCCTGTTTTTGGGTGTGCTTCTCGCCTTTCGCAAGTTGTCGTCACAATCTGAACTGGATGCCATTCAATCCTCGGGGATTGGGTTGAGCCGTTTTATCCGCCCCGCCGTCATTCTTGGCCTGTTCATGATGATCTTTAATTTGATTCTGGTGGGGTATTTGCAGCCGTTCAGCCGTTACGCCTATCGCGCGCTTCTGTTCAATGTCACCAGCGGTGTGCTGGAATCCGGCATTGGCGAAGGCGTCTTTATGGACCTGCCCAATGGCTACACCTTACGTGTCGAACAATCCCGTGGCGCTGGGCGCGAGTTGTACGGTGTGTTTGCCCACCAGCAAAAAGACGATGGCACCATCGTTACGTTAACGGCCAAGCGGGGCCGGTTGGTGTCAGGCGGTCCAGATAACCCAACCAGCCTTAGATTGTTTCAGGGCAACCGGTCTGAGTGGTCTCCGGGGGCGAGTTCGGCCAATACCGTCAGCTTTGATGCCTTTGACTGGCCGCTCAACCTTGATCAACTGATACGCTTTCGCATGCGTGGAGGTGATGAACGCGAGTTAACAATTGACGAGTTGTTGCGTGGCTACGTCAAAAACATGTCGGTCGATGAAAATGGGGTGAGGCTTGTCGCGGCCAATCCGGAGATCTATCCGGAGGACCGTGTGCCGCCCGCTGCCGCTGCCGCTGAACTGCATGGCCGTATTGTCTTCTCGTTATCGATTTTATTTTTACCGATGCTGGCGGCCCCGCTTGGCATCATGACTCACCGTGCCAGTAAATCCTTTGGTCTGGTCATCGGCTTGTTGACGCTGGTGGTCTACCATAAGATTCTTGAGTTTAGCGAAGCCTATGCGACGGTGGGCGGCGTCGCGCCTGGGCCAGCGCTGTGGGTGCCCTTTGCCATATTTATTGCCGGCACATCCTATTTATTTCTCAAAACAGAAGCGGTCGCAGGGGCAACGCCCATGCAGCGAATGGAAGACCGGTGGTCTGGACTGATCATCAGTATCATGCGTCTGTTTCGTAGAAGCCGCAGCTAGTAAGCTTATCCTATGATTCTTTCTTGGTATTTGACGAAAGCGTATTTGACGCGTTTCTTTGCCTTGCTGTTTGGCTTGGTCGTGTTCTTGCAAATGCTCGACCTGCTGGCCAACGCAGACGCGGTGCTGGAAGGTGGCGGGCAGCCGGTCAGCGCCCTTGGCCGCTATATCATCTTGCGCGTGCCGTCGATCATCGAAACAGTCGCGCCTTTGGCGGCGTTGCTGGGCGGGCTCACAGCCTTGGTTGTGCTGGCCCGCAACAGTGAAATTATTGCCATGCGGGCGGCTGGCCGGTCGGTGTTGAGTTTGGTCGGTGGTCTGGTCGCTGTTGGCATGATCTTGGCGCTTGTGTTGTTCGTGTTCTCCGACCGTGTGGTTGTGCGCTTTAACGCCCAACTTGAAGACTGGAAAAGCACCGGCTATCAACCCGGTGGCGAAATCATAGATGGCAGTGAAACCTGGGTGATTGAAGGAAAGACCATCATCCGCGTCGGGCATGTGTTGAATAACGGGTCTGTACTCAACGACATCAGGTTGTTTCGTCAAAATGAAACCGACGCCGTGACCGATATTATCAATATTCGCCTCGCCATATGGGAAGAACAGGGCTGGACTTTTTTTGGCACGGCGCGCGTTGGCGGGGATTCCGTTGCCACGCCTCTGCCTAAACCGGCTTGGGAGACCAAACTCACTCCGGATGATTTCAATAAATTGGCAAACCCGCCCAGTGAACTGACGTTTGATGAACTCGAACATTATGTGCGCGAGTTGGCGCTCGGAACGCGACCGGAATACTATTATGATACCTGGTTGCAGCGTAAATTGGCCGGTCCGGCTGTGCTCGCCTTGATGCCGCTTCTGGCCGCCATCGCCGCTTTTGCTCATCACCGCCAGGGCAGTGCGATCATGGTGATTGTCTATGGCATCTCACTTGGGTTTGTCTTTATCGTGACCGACAATCTCTTGTTGGCCATGGGTCAATTCGGGGCTTTGCCGCCCATTGTGGCGGCCTGGTTGCCTTTGGCGCTGTTTGGCACCATAGGCTTATGGATTGTGGTAAACTTAGAAAATAAAGGCGCATAACGTCTCTTTGCGCTAACGCGAAAAACAAAAGAAGGGTTGAGACTGTGAAAATCGGATTCTGGTCGGATCGAGAGTACCACTTAGATCGCATGAACCTGAGTCAGCTCGCGGCAGCTTATTTTCAGTACTACGCCATTGCTGCGTATTTTGCGTTTGCCGCCTTAACCGCCAGCTACGCGGCTTGGGCCTGGGCGAATGGTCTGGCGTCATTCACGGGTCTGGCCGCTTCTGTTTTGGCAACCGTTCTGATCTATCCGCTGGTTTGGTACGTTCTGCATCGCTGGGTGCTACATTCTAAGTGGATGTGGAAAAGCAAACTCACCGCCCCGGTGTGGAAGCGCATCCATTACGATCACCATTCTGATCCCAATAACCTCAAAGTCCTGTTCGGGGCGTTGTACACCACCCTTCCTACTGTCGCGCTCGCCACCGTGCCGGTTGGCTATGCCCTGGCCGGCTGGCCCGGGGCCGCCGCTGCGTTATGTGCGGGCGTTCTGCAAACCTGTTTTTATGAATTCATCCACTGCATTCAGCATTTGGGCTATGTGCCCCAATGGGCCTGGGTTAAGCGCATGAAGAAGCTTCACATGGCGCATCACTTCCACAATGAAAACGGCAATTACGGCATCACCAATTACATGTGGGACCGTATTTTGGGCACCATGTACGAGAAAATCAAAATGCGTCCCAGGTCGGCCACCGTGTTCAATCTCGGCTACGACGAGGACGTCGCGAAGACTTACCCCTACGTTGCAGAGATGACCGACGGCTGGCCGCATACGGCAAACCCAGTGCATCGCCAGCGGGAAGCGCTTGAGGAGTCTGATGGGTCTGTCGACGATGGCAAGCTCGCCCCTTCGGCGTAGCCCGCGCTTTTCTTCGCTATGACGACGCCTGCCATCACTGTTCGCCCGGTTACCAGCAAAGCCGACCGTGAGACGTTTATCGCGCTCCCGGCGGCGTTTTTGGAAGACGACCCCGCATGGGTGCCCCCGCTCAAGATGATGGTGCGTGACCAGCTCAACCCCAAAAAAAATCCCTGGTTCAGTCACGGCGAGGCCCAGCTGTTTCTGGCCGAACGCAACGGCGCGCCCATTGGCCGCATCTCGGCACAGGTGGATCGCAGCCACCTGGAACGCCATGGCGATGACGTTGGTTTGTTTGGCTTCTTCGATTGCGTCGATGAACAGCCGGTGGCCGACGCCTTGTTCGAAGCCGCAGGCGCGTGGCTCAAAGAACGCGGTGTGAAACACATACGCGGGCCGTTCAGCCTCAACATTAACGAAGAGTCCGGCTTGCTGATCGAGGGCTTTGAGAGCCGCCCCCGCATGATGATGGGACACGCTAGGCCCTATTATCAAACTCTGGTCGAAGGTGCTGGTTTTGCGGGCGTGCGCGATTTGCTGGCCTATCTCACACCTATGGATCCAGCGGTGCCGCTGAAGCATGTGAAAATTTTGCAGCGCTCGATTGATCGCAATCCCGGTCTTTCGTTACGTCATCTTGACCCCAAAAATTACGACGCCGATATTCGTATTCTGGTCGATCTGTTCAATGCCGCCTGGGCCGAAAACTGGGGCTTTGTCCCCATGACGGAAGCCGACGCCCAGCACATGGCGAAAGAACTCAAGCCCATCTTGATTCCCGAATTGGTGTGGTTTGCCTTTTACGAAGGTCAACCGGCGGCCATGGCGGTCGCGCTGCCCGACCTGAACGAAATGATCGCCGACCTCGGGGGCAACCTGTGGCCAACCGGCTGGATGAAACTGGCCCGGCGCATTCTCACCCGGCGCAGCTGGTCGTCCGGCACACGGGTGCCGCTGATGGGCGTCGCGCCGCGCTTTAAACAAAAGTCTTTGGGTTCGGTTCTGGCGTTGATGGTCATTGGTGCTATTCGCACCGAATCGCTCAAGCTCAATCTCCCGGTCTGCGAAATGAGCTGGATCTTGGAAGACAACACCCCCACCCGCCATTCCATCGAAACCATTGGCGGACGGGTCTATAAAACCTACCGCGTCTACGAAAAAGCACTTTAGGCCTTATCTGGTCCAATCTGTCGACGGGGCTGGACTCGTCCCTTAATTGTCCATACAAATCTAGCCACCATGGAAGATGTCTGGATTCCCTTGTTGATTCGCATGGCGGTCACCGCAGCGGTTGTGGTCACGGCCACGCTTGCGGCCGAGCGCGCCGGGCCGTTTTATGGCTCGTTGATTGGCGCGTTTCCCACCTCGGCTGGCCCCGCTTATGTGATGCTGGCCATGAAAGAAAGCGATGCCTTCGTTGCTGCCAGCGCGGTCGCCAGTATGTCCAGCATGGCGGCCATCGCGCCCTTTGTCGCTGTCATGGTCTGGTTGGCGCCGCGCACCAATGTGGTGACCACGGTCGGCAGTGGCGTGCTGGTCTGGGTGCTGTTCGCCTTGCCCATCAGTCAGGTGGGGTGGACGCCGTGGACAGCCCTGGCGCTGAACCTGGTGATGTACCCCGCGTGTTTCTGGATCACCCGCAACATGGGCAAAGCGCCCGACAATCCAAAGCGTGCCCCGGGCACTTGGTATGATGTGCCGTTGCGCGCCTTGCTCATCGGCTTGTTTGTGGCGATGGTGGTGACCGGCTCAAACCTCATCGGCCCGGTGGTGACCGGCTTAGCGGCGGTGTTCCCCATTGTCTTCCTCAGTCTGACAGTCATCCTGCATCTGAGGTTGGGTGGCGCTGCTGCTGCCGCGACCATGCACAGCGCCATGCGCGTTGTCTCAGGTATGGTCTTGTCGTTGATGATTTTGCACTACGGCGTGGTCTGGTGGGGCGAGGCCATCGGCCTCAGCCTGTCGTTGCTCGCCTCAATCCTGTGGGCGCTGTTTATGATCATGTTGAACAAACGGCGTATGGCTGTGCTGGCGGCGGCGGCCTAAAAACTCAGCACAGTTTCCGGCGGCTGAAATGCCTTCACCGGCGGGGCATCGCCTTCAAACTTTTCGATCTGCACCAAACAGGTTTGCGCGCTGGTGCCTTGAGCGATGGTTGACGTGCCGTGGTCGTGGGTCAGCACATTGGGGTTGCCGTGCACGCAGGTGGCGCCAATTTTGCCCGGGGTGTCGGGGTCATACCAGGCGCCCGTTGCCAGCTGCACGACGCCCGCGCGCACATCCGGCGTAATCACCGCGCCCGCCAGACATGCCCCCCGGTCGTTAAACAGGCGCACGATATCGCCGTCCTCAATACCCCACGCTGCCGCATCGTCAGGGTTGATCCAGACCGGCTCACGGCCCTGCACTTTGGAGGCTTGGGAGTATCCACCGTTGTCGTATTGGCTGTGCAGGCGGGTCGCCGGTTGGTTGGATATCAGATGCAGTGGATAGGTTTTGGCTGTCGCGCCGCCCAGCCATTCGCTGGGTTCATGCCACACCGCGTGGCCCGGCTGATCCGGTTCATTCCAGCCGGCGATGGTCTCAGAAAATAATTCCAACTTGCCCGAGGGTGTGTTGAGTTTGTGCGTTTCTGGGTCTGCCCGGAAATCTTCAAACAGTGTGCGCTCGTCCCGCGACGGCCATTCCAACATGCCGGGTGCCGCTGCATTGGTTTTACCATTCCAAAACGTCTCGAAGTCCGGTGTGTTGAGGCCCTGGTCTGCTGCCCGCTGGCAGGTGGTTTCATACAGCCACTTCACCCACTCCATCTCAGTGCGGTTTTCCGTAAAGGCTTCGGCAACGCCCAACCGTTCGGCCAGACCTTTGAAAATATCGTGATCCGAGCGCGCGTGCCCAAACGGTTCAGCCGCTTTGTGCATGGCCATAATCTGCAGCGACAAGCCCGACGCCGTCACATCGTTGCGCTCCAGGGTGGTCGTCACTGGCAACACGATGTCCGCATGCCGCGCCAGGGGGTTCCACCAGGCTTCGTTGACAATAATGGTCTCGGGCTGCTGCCAGGCGTGCACCATCCGATTAAGATTTTGGTGATGATGGAACGGATTGCCGCCACACCAATACACCAGCCGGATGTCCGGGTAGGTCAGCGTCTGGCCGTTAAAGCGCACGGTGCCAGCCGGGTTCAACAGCAGGTCGGAAATTCGTGACACCGGAATATAGGTGCCGATGGGGTTTTCCCCCTTTGGCAAATGCGTGGGAGCCACCGGAGTCCCCGGTCCGC
This genomic stretch from Rhodospirillaceae bacterium harbors:
- the lptG gene encoding LPS export ABC transporter permease LptG, whose translation is MILSWYLTKAYLTRFFALLFGLVVFLQMLDLLANADAVLEGGGQPVSALGRYIILRVPSIIETVAPLAALLGGLTALVVLARNSEIIAMRAAGRSVLSLVGGLVAVGMILALVLFVFSDRVVVRFNAQLEDWKSTGYQPGGEIIDGSETWVIEGKTIIRVGHVLNNGSVLNDIRLFRQNETDAVTDIINIRLAIWEEQGWTFFGTARVGGDSVATPLPKPAWETKLTPDDFNKLANPPSELTFDELEHYVRELALGTRPEYYYDTWLQRKLAGPAVLALMPLLAAIAAFAHHRQGSAIMVIVYGISLGFVFIVTDNLLLAMGQFGALPPIVAAWLPLALFGTIGLWIVVNLENKGA
- a CDS encoding dATP pyrophosphohydrolase yields the protein MTTPAITVRPVTSKADRETFIALPAAFLEDDPAWVPPLKMMVRDQLNPKKNPWFSHGEAQLFLAERNGAPIGRISAQVDRSHLERHGDDVGLFGFFDCVDEQPVADALFEAAGAWLKERGVKHIRGPFSLNINEESGLLIEGFESRPRMMMGHARPYYQTLVEGAGFAGVRDLLAYLTPMDPAVPLKHVKILQRSIDRNPGLSLRHLDPKNYDADIRILVDLFNAAWAENWGFVPMTEADAQHMAKELKPILIPELVWFAFYEGQPAAMAVALPDLNEMIADLGGNLWPTGWMKLARRILTRRSWSSGTRVPLMGVAPRFKQKSLGSVLALMVIGAIRTESLKLNLPVCEMSWILEDNTPTRHSIETIGGRVYKTYRVYEKAL
- a CDS encoding sterol desaturase family protein; its protein translation is MKIGFWSDREYHLDRMNLSQLAAAYFQYYAIAAYFAFAALTASYAAWAWANGLASFTGLAASVLATVLIYPLVWYVLHRWVLHSKWMWKSKLTAPVWKRIHYDHHSDPNNLKVLFGALYTTLPTVALATVPVGYALAGWPGAAAALCAGVLQTCFYEFIHCIQHLGYVPQWAWVKRMKKLHMAHHFHNENGNYGITNYMWDRILGTMYEKIKMRPRSATVFNLGYDEDVAKTYPYVAEMTDGWPHTANPVHRQREALEESDGSVDDGKLAPSA
- a CDS encoding diacylglycerol kinase family protein, yielding MTTPRLAIISNHLSTQNKADGAWLLDIIAGHTWVRHYVIDQVADIPVILRDCATAGIETLAIDGGDGTAGLVFSGLLNDGPYTTLPALALLPSGKTNMTAAAWSLTGDRREALAALLVHCGEGTLPRTQHTQAILTLYHGSAPPKHGAFFGGADVVDGILYCRRKIYPLGWPNTLSHSAAVCLLLWRALRSGPQGGTVRVTTEDGGWSEDGRFFVVMATTMDKMLLGMRAHPSGGGGPMNYISLRPGAIPVLSTFAGLLRRRFKATKHRTVRRTQSVSFSFDGTYTLDGEIYETDTDTPIRLDSSQALTFVRW
- a CDS encoding molybdopterin-dependent oxidoreductase, which produces MPDDVKYLPTATHWGAYTATVDGGKVTALTPVASDPDPSPIGPGMPEAQHDAVRIAQPMVRKGWLKRLKNGGPQKNVTGRGAEPFVALPWDEALDIVANELTRVKESFGNEAIYAGSYGWASAGRFHHAQSQMRRFLNLFGGNTYSVGTYSSGAAEVIVPHIAGDWMAVCYNANTTWGTIADHTELVVAFGGLALKNSQVHGGGTGRHIAKEALQRCKEAGVEVVNVSPIRSDVVDFLDATWLSPHPGSDVAVMLGLAHTLIAENLHDQKFLDSYCVGGEKAIAYILGQADGVAKTAEWAAAISGLGAETIKDLARLMHQKRTLVTVSWSLQRADHGEQTYWMAITLAALLGQVGLPGGGFGFAYAGAAGIGGPGTPVAPTHLPKGENPIGTYIPVSRISDLLLNPAGTVRFNGQTLTYPDIRLVYWCGGNPFHHHQNLNRMVHAWQQPETIIVNEAWWNPLARHADIVLPVTTTLERNDVTASGLSLQIMAMHKAAEPFGHARSDHDIFKGLAERLGVAEAFTENRTEMEWVKWLYETTCQRAADQGLNTPDFETFWNGKTNAAAPGMLEWPSRDERTLFEDFRADPETHKLNTPSGKLELFSETIAGWNEPDQPGHAVWHEPSEWLGGATAKTYPLHLISNQPATRLHSQYDNGGYSQASKVQGREPVWINPDDAAAWGIEDGDIVRLFNDRGACLAGAVITPDVRAGVVQLATGAWYDPDTPGKIGATCVHGNPNVLTHDHGTSTIAQGTSAQTCLVQIEKFEGDAPPVKAFQPPETVLSF
- the lptF gene encoding LPS export ABC transporter permease LptF; translation: MFKALDIYLLRQIMPTLLVTLLIAAVILLLERMLRLLDIAVGNGVSTLVVFQMLFNLIPHYIGLALPAALFLGVLLAFRKLSSQSELDAIQSSGIGLSRFIRPAVILGLFMMIFNLILVGYLQPFSRYAYRALLFNVTSGVLESGIGEGVFMDLPNGYTLRVEQSRGAGRELYGVFAHQQKDDGTIVTLTAKRGRLVSGGPDNPTSLRLFQGNRSEWSPGASSANTVSFDAFDWPLNLDQLIRFRMRGGDERELTIDELLRGYVKNMSVDENGVRLVAANPEIYPEDRVPPAAAAAELHGRIVFSLSILFLPMLAAPLGIMTHRASKSFGLVIGLLTLVVYHKILEFSEAYATVGGVAPGPALWVPFAIFIAGTSYLFLKTEAVAGATPMQRMEDRWSGLIISIMRLFRRSRS